Proteins encoded by one window of Dermochelys coriacea isolate rDerCor1 chromosome 13, rDerCor1.pri.v4, whole genome shotgun sequence:
- the E2F1 gene encoding transcription factor E2F1 isoform X1, whose protein sequence is MSLGVAPDGSACVADLEALLGGAGGLHVMEQQIVIISTPDALPTPEAESEAELLLFATPQAPRPGPAAQRPALGRPPVKRKLDLETDHQYTAESIQTSRGKAKNPVKGVKSPGEKSRYETSLNLTTKRFLELLSQSPDGVVDLNWAAEVLKVQKRRIYDITNVLEGIQLITKKSKNNIQWLGSQSAMGNTSKYQVLEKEIHDLQVAEQQLDDLLQMCTVQLKLLTEDPENQHSAYVTCQDLRSIADPSEQMVMVIKAPPETQLQVSDPAEAFQVSLKSTQGPIDVFLCPEDSSGVCSPVKSPFKATAEESSPGSSEAAASPLLHPTQDVNLPLLPGEQEPLLPGESALPLKCAADEVSLSPLASVDALLEQSKDDFSSFLPDEFINLSPPQPQDYHFGLEEGEGISELFDCDFVDFTPLDF, encoded by the exons ATGTCTCTGGGGGTGGCCCCGGACGGCAGCGCCTGCGTGGCCGACTTGGAGGCTCTGCTGGGGGGCGCCGGGGGCCTCCACGTGATGGAGCAGCAGATTGTGATCATCTCCACGCCGGACGCGCTCCCCACGCCTGAAGCGGAGAGCGAGGCCGAGCTGCTGCTCTTCGCCACCCCGCAGGCCCCCCGGCCGGGCCCGGCGGCGCAGAGACCGGCGCTGGGACGCCCACCG GTGAAGAGAAAGTTAGATCTGGAAACCGATCACCAGTACACAGCAGAGAGCATCCAGACATCCCGGGGCAAAGCGAAAAACCCTGTCAAAG GTGTGAAATCTCCTGGGGAGAAGTCCCGCTATGAAACCTCTCTGAACCTGACCACCAAGCGTTTCCTGGAGCTGCTCAGCCAGTCACCAGATGGGGTGGTGGATCTCAACTGGGCAGCAGAGGTCCTGAAAGTGCAGAAGAGGCGGATCTACGACATCACCAATGTCCTGGAGGGCATTCAGTTAATCACCAAGAAATCCAAGAACAACATCCAGTGGCT GGGCAGCCAGTCAGCTATGGGGAACACCAGTAAGTACCAGGTGCTGGAGAAGGAAATCCATGACCTTCAGGTGGCTGAGCAGCAGCTGGATGACCTCCTCCAGATGTGCACCGTCCAGCTCAAGCTCCTCACTGAGGACCCTGAGAATCAGCA CTCTGCTTACGTGACTTGCCAAGATCTCCGCAGCATCGCGGACCCCTCTGAGCAAATGGTGATGGTGATAAAAGCCCCTCCAGAGACCCAGCTGCAAGTTTCAGACCCAGCAGAG GCTTTCCAGGTTTCCTTGAAAAGCACCCAGGGCCCCATCGACGTGTTCTTGTGCCCAGAAGACAGCTCTGGGGTCTGTAGCCCAGTCAAGAGTCCTTTCAAAGCTACTGCTGAGGAATCATCCCCTGGCTCTTCTGAGGCAGCAGCATCCCCGCTCTTGCACCCCACCCAGGATGTGAACTTGCCCTTGCTGCCTGGTGAGCAAG AGCCCCTCCTGCCTGGGGAGAGCGCACTGCCACTGAAGTGCGCGGCCGATGAGGTGAGTCTCTCGCCGCTGGCCTCGGTGGATGCACTGCTGGAGCAGAGCAAGGACGACTTCTCCAGCTTTCTCCCGGACGAGTTCATCAACCTatctccgccccagccccaggatTACCACTTTGGCCTGGAGGAGGGCGAGGGCATCAGCGAGCTCTTCGACTGTGACTTCGTGGACTTTACGCCCTTGGACTTCTGA
- the E2F1 gene encoding transcription factor E2F1 isoform X2, whose amino-acid sequence MSLGVAPDGSACVADLEALLGGAGGLHVMEQQIVIISTPDALPTPEAESEAELLLFATPQAPRPGPAAQRPALGRPPVKRKLDLETDHQYTAESIQTSRGKAKNPVKGVKSPGEKSRYETSLNLTTKRFLELLSQSPDGVVDLNWAAEVLKVQKRRIYDITNVLEGIQLITKKSKNNIQWLGSQSAMGNTSKYQVLEKEIHDLQVAEQQLDDLLQMCTVQLKLLTEDPENQHSAYVTCQDLRSIADPSEQMVMVIKAPPETQLQVSDPAEAFQVSLKSTQGPIDVFLCPEDSSGVCSPVKSPFKATAEESSPGSSEAAASPLLHPTQDVNLPLLPEPLLPGESALPLKCAADEVSLSPLASVDALLEQSKDDFSSFLPDEFINLSPPQPQDYHFGLEEGEGISELFDCDFVDFTPLDF is encoded by the exons ATGTCTCTGGGGGTGGCCCCGGACGGCAGCGCCTGCGTGGCCGACTTGGAGGCTCTGCTGGGGGGCGCCGGGGGCCTCCACGTGATGGAGCAGCAGATTGTGATCATCTCCACGCCGGACGCGCTCCCCACGCCTGAAGCGGAGAGCGAGGCCGAGCTGCTGCTCTTCGCCACCCCGCAGGCCCCCCGGCCGGGCCCGGCGGCGCAGAGACCGGCGCTGGGACGCCCACCG GTGAAGAGAAAGTTAGATCTGGAAACCGATCACCAGTACACAGCAGAGAGCATCCAGACATCCCGGGGCAAAGCGAAAAACCCTGTCAAAG GTGTGAAATCTCCTGGGGAGAAGTCCCGCTATGAAACCTCTCTGAACCTGACCACCAAGCGTTTCCTGGAGCTGCTCAGCCAGTCACCAGATGGGGTGGTGGATCTCAACTGGGCAGCAGAGGTCCTGAAAGTGCAGAAGAGGCGGATCTACGACATCACCAATGTCCTGGAGGGCATTCAGTTAATCACCAAGAAATCCAAGAACAACATCCAGTGGCT GGGCAGCCAGTCAGCTATGGGGAACACCAGTAAGTACCAGGTGCTGGAGAAGGAAATCCATGACCTTCAGGTGGCTGAGCAGCAGCTGGATGACCTCCTCCAGATGTGCACCGTCCAGCTCAAGCTCCTCACTGAGGACCCTGAGAATCAGCA CTCTGCTTACGTGACTTGCCAAGATCTCCGCAGCATCGCGGACCCCTCTGAGCAAATGGTGATGGTGATAAAAGCCCCTCCAGAGACCCAGCTGCAAGTTTCAGACCCAGCAGAG GCTTTCCAGGTTTCCTTGAAAAGCACCCAGGGCCCCATCGACGTGTTCTTGTGCCCAGAAGACAGCTCTGGGGTCTGTAGCCCAGTCAAGAGTCCTTTCAAAGCTACTGCTGAGGAATCATCCCCTGGCTCTTCTGAGGCAGCAGCATCCCCGCTCTTGCACCCCACCCAGGATGTGAACTTGCCCTTGCTGCCTG AGCCCCTCCTGCCTGGGGAGAGCGCACTGCCACTGAAGTGCGCGGCCGATGAGGTGAGTCTCTCGCCGCTGGCCTCGGTGGATGCACTGCTGGAGCAGAGCAAGGACGACTTCTCCAGCTTTCTCCCGGACGAGTTCATCAACCTatctccgccccagccccaggatTACCACTTTGGCCTGGAGGAGGGCGAGGGCATCAGCGAGCTCTTCGACTGTGACTTCGTGGACTTTACGCCCTTGGACTTCTGA